A window of Thermosynechococcus sp. NK55a contains these coding sequences:
- a CDS encoding NFACT family protein — translation MQPVDLTTLRAVCADLQHWLPARLETVYQRDRHTIALALRTLKKQGWLTLSWHPQAARIAFEPPPPRQPDTFTFSQQLHAQLNRLALVQVGLVNPWERVVVLEFAPRLQEATQWRLYAEIMGKYSNVILVNAEGEIVTAAHQVSPQQSRLRPILTGQPYVPPPPLTAALPSSEIPFEQWQQQVSVIPGLLRQQLLKAYRGLSPALVQQLLADAALPPEHRTTDLSAEEWRRLFDHWQHWLECLERGHFVPQFTATGYRVIPPLGVQTPSTISIHEILATYYQDQLQQQQTQQLQQQLHQSLQAQRQKLIAKIEGFREQLAAAAVGDRQRYLADLLMAHAHLWQPGMTELIVTDFTTQEPLAIALSPEKSAIQTAQELYRQHQKLKRAQQHITPLLTAAEGELAYLDQVAATLATATSLDVLEEIRAELIQQGYLIAPDYYRPPTTPSPYLRYTTPSGFTVLVGRNNRQNDDLTFRVASPYDWWFHTQEIPGSHVILRLEAGEVPSDKDIQYVADLAAYHSQARASAQVPVVYTRRKYVQKPKGANPGMVIYDQATVVWGHPLSVRDCPTEIP, via the coding sequence GTGCAACCCGTTGATTTGACTACTCTGCGTGCTGTTTGTGCCGATCTCCAACATTGGCTACCAGCACGGCTCGAAACGGTTTACCAGCGCGATCGCCACACGATTGCCTTGGCTCTACGCACGCTGAAAAAACAGGGTTGGCTGACCCTCAGTTGGCATCCCCAAGCGGCACGCATTGCCTTTGAACCACCGCCCCCCCGCCAGCCAGACACCTTTACCTTTAGTCAGCAGCTTCATGCCCAACTCAATCGCCTTGCCCTTGTGCAGGTTGGTCTAGTCAACCCTTGGGAGCGCGTTGTGGTTTTGGAATTTGCGCCCCGCCTGCAGGAAGCAACGCAGTGGCGTCTCTATGCCGAGATCATGGGCAAGTACAGCAACGTGATACTGGTAAACGCTGAAGGGGAAATTGTTACCGCCGCCCACCAAGTCAGCCCCCAGCAGTCCCGCTTGCGGCCCATTCTCACCGGTCAGCCCTATGTGCCCCCACCCCCCCTGACAGCAGCGCTGCCCAGTAGCGAGATTCCCTTTGAGCAATGGCAACAACAGGTGAGTGTGATCCCCGGACTGCTGCGGCAGCAACTCCTGAAGGCCTATCGGGGCTTGAGTCCTGCGTTGGTACAGCAACTACTTGCCGATGCCGCTTTGCCCCCAGAGCATCGCACTACGGATCTAAGCGCTGAAGAGTGGCGGCGGCTGTTTGACCATTGGCAGCACTGGCTGGAGTGTTTAGAGAGGGGGCATTTTGTGCCTCAATTCACAGCAACGGGCTATCGCGTCATTCCCCCTCTTGGAGTGCAGACCCCCTCAACCATTAGCATCCACGAGATTCTGGCCACCTATTACCAAGACCAACTCCAGCAGCAGCAAACACAGCAACTTCAGCAACAGTTACACCAGAGCCTACAGGCACAACGGCAAAAACTCATCGCCAAAATTGAGGGCTTTCGAGAACAATTAGCTGCTGCCGCCGTTGGCGATCGCCAACGGTACCTCGCAGATTTACTCATGGCCCATGCCCACCTGTGGCAACCCGGCATGACCGAACTGATTGTGACGGACTTTACCACCCAAGAACCCCTCGCCATTGCCCTCTCCCCAGAAAAAAGCGCCATCCAAACGGCTCAGGAGTTATACAGGCAACACCAAAAACTGAAACGTGCCCAGCAGCACATTACCCCACTCCTCACGGCTGCTGAAGGGGAACTTGCCTATTTGGATCAGGTGGCGGCCACCCTGGCTACGGCCACATCCTTAGATGTCCTTGAGGAGATTCGGGCTGAACTGATTCAACAGGGATACCTGATAGCCCCCGATTACTATCGTCCGCCAACCACCCCTAGTCCCTACCTACGCTATACGACACCGAGTGGCTTCACGGTTCTTGTGGGGCGCAACAACCGTCAGAATGACGATCTCACCTTTCGCGTTGCCAGTCCCTACGATTGGTGGTTTCACACCCAAGAGATTCCCGGCAGCCATGTCATTCTCCGCCTTGAAGCGGGGGAGGTGCCCAGTGACAAAGATATTCAATACGTGGCGGATTTAGCGGCCTACCATAGTCAAGCGCGAGCCAGTGCCCAAGTGCCCGTCGTCTATACCCGCCGCAAGTATGTGCAAAAACCGAAGGGCGCTAATCCGGGGATGGTGATCTACGATCAGGCAACAGTGGTGTGGGGACATCCCCTCAGTGTCAGGGATTGCCCTACAGAGATACCCTAA
- a CDS encoding RDD family protein, translating into MPPCACYGTFPSISTPLPLAQPWRRAIATSIDFILIWLTSVVGITPAAAIQWGQLFVFAIVWWLLRVAMVNRNKGQSPGHWLMNARLLDQRQRTPDLLSLSKRELVIGIGALLTLVGLESYGPSMALLILALPLAVDCSLAWIDEEHRTLHDRLGGTKVYRCRRGFALDRKLIELVSKIRKDLP; encoded by the coding sequence TTGCCACCCTGTGCTTGCTATGGCACTTTCCCGTCAATATCTACCCCCTTACCCCTGGCTCAGCCTTGGCGACGGGCGATCGCCACCAGCATTGACTTTATCCTGATCTGGCTGACGAGCGTTGTCGGTATCACACCAGCAGCAGCGATTCAGTGGGGACAACTGTTTGTCTTTGCCATCGTTTGGTGGTTACTGCGGGTGGCAATGGTCAACCGCAATAAAGGTCAAAGCCCCGGCCATTGGTTGATGAATGCGCGACTGTTGGATCAGCGGCAGCGAACACCGGATCTGCTCTCCCTCAGCAAGCGAGAACTGGTGATTGGCATCGGGGCACTGCTGACATTGGTGGGCTTGGAATCCTATGGTCCGAGTATGGCCCTCCTTATTTTGGCCCTGCCCCTAGCCGTTGACTGCAGTCTGGCGTGGATTGATGAAGAACACCGCACGCTCCACGATCGCCTAGGCGGCACAAAGGTGTATCGCTGTCGGCGCGGCTTTGCCCTCGATCGCAAGCTGATTGAATTGGTCAGCAAAATCCGCAAAGATCTGCCATAA
- the psbQ gene encoding photosystem II protein PsbQ: MLRLNRKSLISILLSIVAIILVGCGGPSATTPPPPTYSELQITRIQDYLSDIEKNAERLADLEVSIAKGDWQEARNIMRGPLGEMLMDMRALNRNLLAKDQPTPTALTRALTDDFLKIDQGADLDSITLAQESFREAEADFKAYLNSLPELS, encoded by the coding sequence ATGCTGCGTCTAAATCGAAAGTCCCTAATTTCAATCCTATTAAGCATTGTTGCTATTATTTTAGTCGGCTGTGGCGGCCCCAGTGCCACAACCCCACCCCCACCCACCTATAGTGAGTTGCAAATTACTCGCATTCAAGACTACCTGAGCGACATTGAGAAAAATGCCGAACGCCTTGCTGACTTAGAGGTCAGCATAGCCAAAGGTGATTGGCAGGAAGCCCGCAACATTATGCGCGGCCCTCTCGGTGAAATGTTGATGGATATGCGAGCCCTCAACCGCAACCTTTTGGCAAAGGATCAACCCACCCCCACGGCCTTGACCCGTGCCTTGACCGATGACTTCCTGAAAATTGATCAGGGGGCAGATCTCGATAGTATCACCCTAGCTCAAGAGAGCTTCCGCGAGGCTGAAGCGGATTTCAAGGCCTATCTCAACAGCTTGCCTGAGTTGTCCTAG